Proteins found in one Mesorhizobium sp. CAU 1732 genomic segment:
- the pbpC gene encoding penicillin-binding protein 1C, with protein MIRWKRPVLALALTALVGTAALGGLGALDRAYPPPLDPPATSVEVVDRDGALLRALATPEGAWRFKVSLGDVDPHFTQMLIAYEDRRFQSHRGIDLLALGRAAMQFVTNGRIVSGGSTITMQLARLIEPREQRSLGAKLRQMVRAVQIERRLSKDEILERYLTLAPYGGNLEGIRAATLAWFGKEPKRLGLGQAALLVSLPQLPERRRPDRNPQAAGLARERVLDRMVDSGVLDTREAERGRNDPVPQARLALPFLAAHAAELALREAPDETRLQLTISRQVQEGLERVARDAAARLGPRLSVAMVMADARTGDIVAEVGSADFFDERRFGWIDMTRVVRSPGSTLKPFIYGLAFEEGMVAQETIIEDRPTTFGGYRPKNFDLAYQGDVSVRTALQMSLNVPAVRLLDAFGPARLTTRFRHAGVSARLPRGEAPGLAIALGGVGLTLRDLVQLYTGLANRGVATAIGNTPEETRSSASILDARATWQVADMLAGIAPPDGAAQRSIAYKTGTSYGYRDAWSVGFDGRHVLGVWVGRPDGAAVPGLSGYASAAPILFDGFAKSGLPVTALPRAPAGALRTARVDLPVTQRRFRSGRETLEQKGIAEPAPLIVFPPEGARVELASAAGADAMPLALKLQGGRAPFRWLANGRPLDGLSRRRTTQWRPDGAGFSTLTVIDAFGRTASVKIFVE; from the coding sequence ATGATCCGCTGGAAGCGCCCTGTCCTCGCACTTGCGTTGACCGCCCTGGTCGGCACGGCGGCGCTTGGTGGTCTGGGCGCTCTCGACCGGGCCTATCCGCCGCCGCTCGATCCCCCCGCGACTTCGGTCGAGGTGGTGGACCGCGACGGCGCGCTGCTGCGTGCGCTGGCGACGCCTGAAGGCGCATGGCGGTTCAAGGTGAGCCTCGGCGATGTCGACCCGCATTTCACGCAGATGCTGATCGCCTATGAGGACCGGCGCTTCCAGTCGCATCGCGGCATCGATCTGCTGGCGCTTGGCCGCGCCGCCATGCAGTTCGTCACCAACGGCCGCATCGTATCCGGCGGCTCCACCATCACGATGCAGTTGGCGCGCCTGATCGAACCACGCGAGCAGCGCTCGCTCGGTGCCAAGCTGCGCCAGATGGTGCGCGCGGTCCAGATCGAGCGCCGGCTGTCCAAGGACGAGATCCTGGAGCGCTATCTGACGCTCGCGCCCTATGGCGGCAATCTGGAGGGCATTCGCGCAGCCACGCTCGCCTGGTTCGGCAAGGAGCCGAAGCGCCTCGGGCTCGGCCAGGCGGCACTCCTCGTGTCCCTGCCGCAATTGCCGGAACGGCGTAGACCCGATCGCAACCCGCAAGCAGCCGGACTTGCCCGCGAACGCGTGCTGGACCGCATGGTCGATTCCGGCGTCCTGGATACACGCGAGGCAGAGCGCGGCCGCAACGATCCGGTCCCGCAGGCGCGGCTCGCTCTGCCGTTCCTCGCCGCGCATGCGGCCGAACTCGCGCTGCGCGAGGCACCCGACGAAACACGTCTGCAACTGACGATCAGCCGGCAGGTTCAGGAGGGGCTGGAACGCGTTGCGCGCGATGCGGCCGCACGACTTGGCCCCCGGCTCTCGGTCGCCATGGTGATGGCGGATGCCCGCACCGGCGACATCGTCGCGGAGGTCGGCTCGGCGGATTTCTTCGATGAGCGGCGGTTCGGCTGGATCGACATGACGCGCGTCGTGCGCTCGCCCGGCTCGACGCTGAAACCCTTCATTTACGGCCTCGCCTTCGAGGAGGGCATGGTCGCGCAGGAAACGATCATCGAGGACAGGCCCACCACCTTCGGCGGCTACCGGCCGAAGAACTTCGACCTTGCCTATCAAGGCGATGTCTCGGTGCGCACCGCCCTCCAGATGTCGCTCAACGTTCCCGCCGTGCGGCTGCTTGATGCGTTCGGCCCGGCCCGCCTCACGACCCGCTTCCGGCATGCCGGCGTCAGTGCCCGTCTGCCGCGCGGCGAAGCGCCCGGCCTCGCGATCGCGCTCGGCGGCGTCGGCCTCACATTGCGCGATCTCGTCCAGCTCTATACCGGCCTCGCCAATCGCGGCGTCGCCACAGCGATCGGCAACACGCCCGAAGAAACCCGCTCGAGCGCGTCCATCCTCGATGCGCGCGCGACATGGCAGGTGGCCGACATGCTGGCCGGCATCGCGCCGCCCGACGGCGCCGCGCAGCGCAGCATCGCCTACAAAACGGGAACGAGCTACGGCTACCGCGATGCGTGGTCGGTCGGCTTCGATGGCCGCCACGTTCTGGGCGTCTGGGTCGGCAGGCCCGATGGAGCGGCGGTGCCGGGCCTCTCCGGCTATGCCTCGGCGGCCCCGATCCTCTTCGACGGCTTTGCCAAGTCCGGCCTACCCGTCACCGCCCTGCCCCGTGCCCCTGCTGGTGCCTTGCGCACCGCGCGCGTCGATCTGCCGGTAACGCAGCGGCGCTTCCGCTCGGGCCGCGAGACGTTGGAGCAGAAAGGCATTGCCGAACCCGCGCCGTTGATCGTCTTTCCGCCGGAAGGCGCACGGGTCGAACTCGCCAGCGCCGCCGGGGCGGACGCCATGCCGCTTGCCCTCAAATTGCAGGGTGGACGGGCGCCGTTTCGCTGGCTGGCAAATGGCCGGCCACTCGACGGGCTATCGCGGCGGCGCACCACGCAATGGCGGCCGGATGGCGCGGGATTCTCGACGCTAACCGTCATCGACGCCTTCGGACGCACCGCAAGCGTAAAAATCTTCGTCGAATAG
- a CDS encoding FAD-dependent oxidoreductase: MGDQVLSRVVIVGSGQAGVECAAALHHNGFSGSIIVIGDEPDLPYQRPPLSKEFLKSVDDSPLPLKGEAFYPANGIDLRLGVTAERIDRTERELVLKGGERLPYDHLVIATGARNRFPPTRGLDPLRVMELRTLAHARLMTAKLDGLRHVTIIGGGFIGLEVAALLRQREIAVDVLEAADRLMGRVLSPLMSEEFRRIHEGMGTRLRLGTIATEIAAEGDRFSVSLSDGERLEADAVVVAAGVVPNAELAADAGLDVDNGIVVDELLVTSDPHISAIGDCAAHPNPYGIGMIRLESVQNAVDQGKCVAARLTGNARPYDDLPWFWSHQGAAKLQIAGLAMGMDDAVLRGDSASGKFSVFVYRDDRLIAVESVNMPSDHMVARRILAARLSIPKDVAADPASDLKALMPKPAR; the protein is encoded by the coding sequence TTGGGCGATCAGGTCTTGTCGCGTGTGGTCATCGTGGGCAGCGGGCAGGCGGGCGTGGAATGCGCCGCGGCGCTGCATCACAACGGCTTTTCCGGCTCCATCATCGTCATCGGCGACGAGCCCGACCTGCCGTATCAGCGCCCGCCGCTGTCGAAGGAATTCCTGAAGAGCGTTGACGACTCCCCGCTGCCGCTGAAGGGTGAGGCGTTCTACCCCGCCAACGGCATCGATCTTCGTCTCGGCGTCACGGCCGAGCGCATCGACCGCACGGAGCGCGAACTTGTCCTGAAGGGCGGCGAGCGTCTGCCCTACGACCATCTCGTCATCGCCACCGGCGCGCGCAACCGCTTTCCGCCAACCAGGGGTCTCGATCCTTTGAGGGTGATGGAGTTGCGCACGCTTGCGCATGCCCGCCTCATGACAGCGAAGCTCGATGGGCTCAGGCACGTCACCATCATCGGCGGCGGATTCATCGGTCTGGAAGTCGCGGCGCTCTTGCGCCAGCGCGAGATCGCGGTCGATGTTCTGGAGGCTGCCGACAGGCTGATGGGCCGCGTACTTTCGCCGCTGATGAGCGAGGAGTTCCGCCGCATCCATGAGGGCATGGGAACGCGGCTGCGGCTTGGCACGATCGCAACCGAAATCGCGGCCGAGGGGGATCGCTTTTCGGTCAGTCTGTCGGATGGCGAGAGGCTTGAGGCGGACGCGGTCGTCGTGGCCGCCGGCGTCGTGCCGAACGCGGAACTCGCGGCCGACGCGGGGCTGGACGTGGACAACGGCATCGTCGTCGACGAATTGCTGGTCACCAGCGATCCGCACATCTCCGCGATCGGTGACTGTGCGGCGCACCCCAATCCGTACGGCATCGGCATGATCCGGCTGGAGTCGGTCCAGAACGCGGTCGATCAGGGCAAGTGCGTCGCGGCGAGACTGACGGGCAATGCCAGGCCCTATGACGACCTGCCATGGTTCTGGTCGCATCAAGGCGCGGCCAAATTGCAGATCGCGGGTCTGGCGATGGGCATGGACGACGCCGTCCTGCGCGGCGACTCGGCCTCCGGAAAATTCTCGGTCTTCGTCTATCGCGACGACAGGCTGATCGCGGTCGAGAGCGTCAACATGCCGTCCGATCACATGGTGGCGCGGCGCATCCTTGCCGCACGTTTGTCCATTCCGAAAGACGTTGCGGCCGATCCCGCTTCCGACCTCAAGGCGCTGATGCCCAAGCCTGCACGGTAG
- a CDS encoding HutD family protein: MRMLHAAGHRRMPWKNGGGETTEIAVSPEGASIDDFDWRVSMARVERDGPFSVFPGVDRTLAILEGQGIMLDVEGRGTLTLTRASEPATFPADAPTSCALIAGPILDLNVMSRRDRVSHTVDILAVSAPMKFLAGARDTLVLCLEGTVDIAGDTGSETLSRFDCLVAGASSGALQLDAAVPARVALIAFQSA, translated from the coding sequence ATGCGCATGCTGCACGCCGCCGGGCACCGTCGCATGCCATGGAAGAACGGTGGCGGCGAGACGACGGAAATCGCCGTCTCGCCCGAGGGCGCATCGATCGACGATTTCGATTGGCGCGTTTCCATGGCGCGCGTGGAACGTGACGGTCCGTTCTCGGTCTTTCCGGGCGTGGACCGTACCCTTGCGATCCTCGAAGGGCAGGGCATCATGCTCGATGTCGAGGGCCGGGGCACGCTGACACTGACAAGGGCGTCCGAGCCTGCGACGTTTCCGGCGGATGCACCGACATCATGCGCTTTGATTGCCGGGCCGATCCTCGATTTGAACGTGATGAGCCGGCGCGATCGGGTATCGCATACGGTCGACATCCTGGCGGTATCGGCCCCGATGAAATTTTTGGCCGGCGCGCGCGATACGCTCGTCCTGTGCCTGGAGGGGACGGTGGATATCGCAGGCGATACCGGCTCCGAGACGCTTTCGCGCTTCGACTGCTTGGTCGCGGGCGCTTCCTCCGGCGCGCTGCAACTGGATGCGGCAGTCCCGGCACGCGTGGCGTTGATCGCGTTCCAATCCGCCTGA
- a CDS encoding YjiH family protein: MTDVTNDIGGSRGPALFRLIAYSAIGIFMFFVPITVGGKSTIPLDHAATAVVTYARPVAIAFVCLLIAYGAIAPFVTGSWSKNITERVFSVLRVLGLVLTAMYLLGLGPVSFFAPDMLPFLFDKLVLSVGLIVPIGALALAFLIGYGLLEFTGVLVQPVMRPIWRTPGWSAIDAVASFVGSYSLALLITDRVFKEGKYTPREAAIIATGFSTVSATFMIIVARTLDLMGSWNLYFWTTLVVTFVVSAIMARLWPIAGMEHPKDQDAPLPPGQGRFQTAIEAGVEQANAAKSLPVMLRDSFVDGLRMASLILPSIMAVGLLGLLAAKYTPLFDVLGYLLYPFTWIAQLSEPMLAAKALASGLAEMFLPAILLTDAALDMRFVAAVVSVSQVLFLSASIPCVLATSIPLTMKDLLVIWYIRTGLSILVTAPIAWLAISMGWLA, translated from the coding sequence ATGACCGACGTAACGAACGATATCGGCGGGTCGAGGGGACCGGCCCTCTTCAGGTTGATCGCTTACAGCGCGATCGGCATTTTCATGTTCTTCGTGCCGATCACGGTCGGTGGCAAGTCCACTATTCCGCTCGACCACGCTGCGACGGCCGTCGTCACCTATGCGCGGCCAGTGGCCATCGCCTTCGTCTGCTTGCTGATCGCCTATGGCGCAATCGCGCCCTTCGTGACCGGAAGCTGGAGCAAGAACATCACCGAGAGGGTTTTCTCGGTGCTGCGCGTGCTGGGGCTGGTGTTGACCGCGATGTACCTGCTGGGCCTCGGTCCGGTTTCGTTCTTCGCGCCCGACATGCTGCCCTTCCTGTTCGACAAGCTTGTTCTGTCCGTGGGGCTGATCGTGCCGATCGGTGCACTCGCGCTGGCGTTTCTGATCGGCTACGGCCTGCTTGAATTCACCGGAGTTCTGGTCCAGCCGGTGATGCGGCCCATCTGGCGCACGCCGGGCTGGTCGGCCATCGATGCCGTCGCGTCCTTCGTCGGCAGCTATTCGCTGGCCCTGCTCATCACCGATCGGGTGTTCAAGGAAGGCAAATACACGCCGCGCGAAGCGGCAATCATCGCTACGGGCTTTTCCACCGTCTCCGCCACCTTCATGATCATCGTCGCGAGAACGCTCGACCTGATGGGATCGTGGAACCTCTATTTCTGGACGACGCTGGTGGTGACTTTCGTCGTTTCCGCCATCATGGCCCGGCTTTGGCCGATCGCCGGAATGGAGCATCCGAAGGACCAGGACGCGCCGCTGCCGCCTGGACAAGGGCGCTTCCAGACCGCGATCGAAGCCGGTGTCGAGCAGGCGAACGCAGCCAAGAGCCTGCCGGTCATGCTGCGCGACAGCTTCGTCGACGGCCTGCGCATGGCTTCGCTCATCCTGCCCAGCATCATGGCGGTGGGGCTGCTCGGCCTTCTGGCGGCCAAGTACACGCCGCTGTTCGATGTTCTCGGCTATCTGCTCTACCCCTTCACATGGATTGCCCAGCTTTCGGAGCCGATGCTGGCCGCCAAGGCACTCGCCTCCGGCCTTGCTGAAATGTTCCTTCCGGCAATCCTGCTGACCGATGCGGCGCTCGACATGCGTTTCGTCGCGGCGGTCGTGTCGGTCAGCCAGGTGCTGTTCCTGTCGGCGTCGATCCCGTGCGTGCTTGCCACGTCGATCCCGCTGACCATGAAGGACCTGCTCGTGATCTGGTACATTCGTACCGGCCTGAGCATTTTGGTGACCGCACCGATCGCCTGGCTGGCCATCTCGATGGGTTGGCTTGCCTGA
- the hutU gene encoding urocanate hydratase, producing the protein MTTRIDNARTIRAATGTELTAKSWLTEAPLRMLMNNLDPGVAEKPGELVVYGGIGRAARDWESFDRIVGALRTLEDDQTLLVQSGKPVGVFRTHADAPRVLIANSNLVPAWANWDHFNELDKKGLMMYGQMTAGSWIYIGSQGIVQGTYETFVELGRQHYGGDLSGRWILTAGLGGMGGAQPLAATMAGASCLAVECQPSRIEMRLKTGYLDVQAQDLDEALAILEKAKTEKKAISVGLLGNAADIFPELVKRGVRPDAVTDQTSAHDPVNGYLPQGWTVSEWEEKRERDPKAVAKAARASMAGHVRAMLDFHKMGVPTVDYGNNIRQVAKDEGVENAFDFPGFVPAYIRPLFCRGIGPFRWAALSGDPEDIYKTDAKVKELTPGNHHLHNWLDMARKRIHFQGLPARICWVGLGDRHRLGLAFNEMVASGELKAPVVIGRDHLDSGSVASPNRETEAMKDGSDAVSDWPLLNALLNCASGATWVSLHHGGGVGMGYSQHSGMVVVCDGTPEAAKRIERVLWNDPATGVMRHADAGYDIAIDCARENGLDLPGILG; encoded by the coding sequence ATGACGACCCGCATCGACAACGCCCGCACCATCCGCGCGGCAACCGGCACTGAACTCACGGCAAAAAGCTGGCTGACCGAAGCGCCGCTTCGCATGCTGATGAACAATCTCGATCCGGGCGTCGCCGAAAAGCCGGGCGAGCTCGTTGTTTATGGCGGCATCGGACGCGCCGCGCGTGACTGGGAGAGCTTCGACCGCATCGTCGGGGCGTTGCGCACGCTGGAGGACGACCAGACGCTGCTCGTCCAGTCGGGCAAGCCGGTCGGCGTGTTCCGCACCCATGCGGACGCCCCGCGTGTCCTGATCGCCAATTCGAACCTCGTGCCCGCCTGGGCCAATTGGGATCATTTCAACGAGCTCGATAAGAAAGGTCTGATGATGTACGGCCAGATGACGGCCGGCTCCTGGATCTATATCGGTAGCCAGGGCATCGTTCAGGGCACCTATGAGACGTTCGTCGAACTCGGCCGCCAACACTATGGCGGCGACCTTTCCGGCCGCTGGATCCTGACCGCCGGCCTCGGCGGCATGGGCGGCGCGCAGCCGCTGGCCGCAACGATGGCGGGCGCATCCTGCCTCGCCGTGGAATGCCAGCCGAGCCGCATCGAGATGCGCCTGAAGACCGGCTATCTCGATGTGCAGGCGCAGGACCTCGACGAGGCACTGGCGATCCTCGAGAAGGCGAAAACCGAGAAGAAGGCAATCTCGGTCGGCCTGCTCGGCAACGCGGCCGATATTTTCCCCGAACTCGTCAAGCGCGGCGTGCGTCCCGACGCGGTCACCGACCAGACCTCGGCGCATGATCCGGTCAACGGCTATCTGCCGCAAGGCTGGACCGTGTCGGAATGGGAAGAGAAGCGGGAGCGTGACCCGAAAGCGGTTGCCAAGGCGGCGCGGGCATCGATGGCCGGCCATGTCAGGGCGATGCTCGACTTCCACAAAATGGGCGTGCCGACGGTCGACTACGGCAATAACATCCGCCAGGTGGCGAAGGACGAGGGCGTGGAGAATGCTTTCGATTTTCCAGGCTTCGTGCCGGCCTATATCCGCCCGCTCTTCTGTCGCGGCATCGGGCCGTTCCGCTGGGCAGCACTCTCCGGCGATCCCGAGGATATCTACAAGACCGATGCCAAGGTGAAGGAACTCACGCCGGGCAATCATCATCTCCACAACTGGCTCGACATGGCGCGCAAGCGCATCCACTTCCAGGGGCTGCCGGCGCGCATCTGCTGGGTCGGTCTCGGCGATCGCCACCGGCTCGGCCTCGCCTTCAACGAGATGGTTGCGAGCGGCGAACTCAAGGCCCCGGTGGTCATCGGCCGCGATCATCTCGATTCAGGTTCGGTCGCTTCGCCCAACCGCGAGACCGAGGCGATGAAGGACGGCTCGGACGCCGTGTCCGACTGGCCGCTGCTTAACGCGCTGCTCAACTGCGCGTCCGGCGCGACATGGGTGTCGCTGCATCATGGCGGCGGCGTGGGCATGGGCTATTCGCAGCATTCGGGAATGGTCGTCGTCTGCGACGGCACGCCGGAGGCCGCGAAGCGCATCGAGCGCGTGCTGTGGAACGATCCTGCAACCGGCGTCATGCGTCATGCGGATGCCGGCTACGACATCGCGATCGACTGCGCACGTGAGAACGGCCTCGACCTGCCGGGCATTCTGGGTTGA
- the hutG gene encoding N-formylglutamate deformylase, whose translation MTAPSWLTVSRGDAPLLVSIPHTGTDLVGLEPRLVSPWLGRKDADWHIEQLYDFASTLGATVVRTAISRTVIDVNRDPSGVSLYPGQATTGLCPVETFDGEPLYRPGQEPGEAEIAERRSAYFDPYHAALKSEVERLRALHPKIVLYDCHSIRSVIPRLFSDELPIFNLGTNSGASADPVLESAVAGILGRSGENFVVNGRFKGGWITRNLGRPADGVHALQMELACRGYLREPIGAVDESNWPTQYDPDFAAPIRATLTEILKTARDWAAH comes from the coding sequence ATGACTGCTCCCTCCTGGCTCACCGTCAGCCGAGGCGACGCGCCATTGCTGGTGTCCATCCCGCATACGGGAACGGACCTTGTGGGGCTCGAGCCGCGTCTGGTTTCCCCCTGGCTCGGCCGCAAGGATGCCGACTGGCATATCGAACAGCTCTACGATTTCGCGTCGACGCTGGGTGCTACCGTGGTTCGCACCGCGATCTCGCGCACGGTGATAGACGTCAATCGCGATCCGTCCGGCGTGTCGCTCTACCCCGGACAGGCGACGACCGGGCTTTGCCCGGTCGAAACCTTCGACGGGGAGCCGCTTTATCGCCCGGGACAGGAGCCGGGTGAGGCGGAAATCGCGGAGCGGCGATCCGCCTATTTCGATCCGTATCACGCGGCGCTGAAGTCCGAAGTCGAGCGGCTGCGCGCGCTTCATCCGAAAATCGTGCTCTATGATTGCCATTCGATCCGCTCCGTCATCCCCCGCCTGTTTTCCGACGAACTGCCGATTTTCAATCTCGGCACGAATAGCGGAGCGAGCGCTGATCCTGTTCTGGAAAGCGCGGTCGCGGGCATTCTCGGCCGAAGCGGCGAGAACTTCGTCGTCAATGGCCGTTTCAAGGGCGGCTGGATCACGCGCAATCTTGGCCGGCCGGCCGACGGTGTTCACGCACTGCAAATGGAACTCGCCTGCCGTGGCTATCTCCGCGAGCCGATCGGCGCGGTGGATGAGAGCAACTGGCCGACGCAATACGACCCCGATTTCGCCGCGCCGATCCGCGCGACGCTCACCGAAATTCTGAAGACCGCCCGTGACTGGGCAGCGCATTAG
- the hutH gene encoding histidine ammonia-lyase, which translates to MTSIILKPGTVSLGDWRAIYRGAVPHLDAACRPLIVASAEAVARIVSKGEPVYGINTGFGKLASVRIPSSDLATLQRNIVLSHAAGTGEPMPIGVARLMMALKLASLAQGASGVAIETVDLLEAMLAKGVVPVVPAQGSVGASGDLAPLAHMTAAMIGVGEVFFDGRRIPAAEGLSAAGLTQVTLGAKEGLALLNGTQFSTAYALAALFEAEVLYQSALVTGALSTDAAKGSDAPFDPRIHALRKHRGQIETAETLRRLMEGSAIRESHRVGDERVQDPYCLRCQPQVMGACLDVLRKAADTLETEANGVTDNPLIFAEDDTALSGGNFHAEPVAFAADMIALAVCEIGSLTERRIAMLVDPALSGMPAFLTPKPGLNSGFMIPQVTAAALVSENKQKAYPASVDSIPTSANQEDHVSMAAHGARRLIGMIENATAVVGIELLAAAQGCDFHAPLVSSEPLEAVRALLRAKVPHLDDDRHFHPDMEVANAMVRSGAVIKAARGIELPGVEG; encoded by the coding sequence ATGACGTCGATCATTCTAAAGCCTGGCACTGTTTCGCTCGGTGACTGGCGCGCGATCTATCGCGGGGCCGTTCCGCATCTCGACGCCGCCTGCCGTCCGCTGATCGTGGCAAGCGCGGAGGCCGTCGCGCGTATCGTGTCGAAAGGTGAGCCCGTCTACGGCATCAATACCGGCTTTGGAAAGCTTGCCAGTGTGCGCATTCCGTCCTCCGATCTGGCGACCCTCCAGCGCAACATCGTGCTCAGCCACGCTGCCGGCACCGGTGAACCCATGCCGATCGGCGTGGCGCGGTTGATGATGGCGCTCAAGCTTGCCAGCCTGGCGCAGGGCGCGTCCGGCGTCGCGATCGAAACGGTCGACCTGCTGGAAGCCATGCTCGCCAAGGGCGTCGTTCCGGTCGTGCCTGCGCAGGGCTCCGTCGGAGCATCGGGTGATCTCGCGCCGCTCGCGCATATGACGGCCGCGATGATCGGCGTCGGCGAAGTTTTCTTCGACGGCCGGCGCATCCCAGCGGCTGAAGGGCTGTCGGCTGCCGGGCTCACGCAGGTCACGCTCGGCGCCAAGGAGGGCCTGGCGCTTCTCAACGGCACGCAGTTTTCCACGGCCTACGCGCTTGCCGCCCTTTTCGAGGCCGAAGTGCTCTACCAGTCGGCGCTGGTGACCGGGGCGCTTTCGACCGATGCCGCAAAGGGATCGGACGCACCGTTCGATCCGCGCATCCACGCGCTGCGCAAGCATCGCGGCCAGATCGAGACCGCCGAGACGCTGCGCCGCCTGATGGAAGGCAGCGCGATCCGCGAATCGCACCGGGTTGGCGACGAGCGCGTGCAGGACCCGTATTGCCTGCGCTGCCAGCCGCAGGTCATGGGCGCGTGCCTCGACGTGCTTCGCAAGGCGGCGGATACGCTGGAAACCGAAGCCAATGGCGTTACCGACAATCCGCTGATCTTTGCCGAGGACGACACCGCGCTGTCCGGCGGCAATTTCCACGCCGAACCGGTGGCGTTCGCGGCCGACATGATCGCGCTTGCCGTCTGCGAAATCGGATCGCTGACCGAGCGCCGCATCGCCATGCTCGTCGATCCCGCGCTTTCCGGCATGCCGGCGTTCCTCACCCCGAAACCCGGCCTGAATTCGGGCTTCATGATCCCGCAGGTGACGGCTGCCGCACTCGTCTCGGAGAACAAGCAGAAAGCCTATCCGGCCAGCGTGGATTCGATCCCGACATCGGCCAACCAGGAAGACCACGTCTCGATGGCGGCGCACGGTGCGCGGCGGCTGATCGGCATGATCGAGAACGCGACCGCCGTCGTCGGGATCGAGCTTCTGGCGGCGGCGCAGGGCTGCGACTTCCATGCGCCGCTTGTCTCAAGCGAGCCGCTGGAGGCCGTGCGTGCGCTCTTGCGGGCCAAGGTGCCGCATCTCGACGACGACCGCCACTTCCATCCCGACATGGAGGTGGCGAATGCGATGGTGCGGTCCGGCGCGGTCATCAAGGCCGCGCGCGGCATCGAGTTGCCGGGGGTGGAGGGATGA